ACTTATGAGATATTAAAAGAGCGAATTGATGAAACGGTGCTAGTAGAAGAAGAGGAGATTGAGCAAGCGATTCATTATTTAGCTTTAAAAGAAAAAGTTATTGCAGAAGGGGCGGGAGCCTTAAGTACAGCCGCAATTTTAAGCGGGCACATTGATCATTTATTACAAGGTAAAAAAACGATTGCAGTAGTCTCTGGCGGTAATATTGATTTTTCTGTTTTTAAAGAAATTATTTAAAAAAAGTAACGCTTAGTAATTACTAAGCGTTACTTTTCATTTTTTAAAAGCCTCGACCGCCACCTCCAAAAGTGCCACCGCCGCTAGAATTGGTACTGCTGCCGCCACCACCACTACTCGGATTATTTTTAGGGATACGTCTTGTAGTGACAAAGGAATTGATTAAGCGATTTTCATTTTCAGTTAGTTCCAGCTGTGTATTTTGCCGGAAAGGATATTTATAAGTTCCTAACTTTAGTTGATAGCGCGATTTGACAATAATGAAAAAAGCAACACTTCCTACTAAAGCTAAAGCAAAGGCGATTATTCCTTCCAATAGTGTAATAGTTTTATAATACGAAATTTTACCAGTCTTTTCATCAATACGATAATGTCCCCCAGGAACACCTTCATCTACATAGTTTGTCATCTGTTCTAAAAATATCTTACTTGCAGCGTAATAATCACCACCACTCATCTCAGAGCTGACTTTATCAAACAGTGCTTCTCGACGACTATCAGTTAAATAATCAATCATATTTCCTGAGGTTGCAATATACATTTCTCGTTGGTTTAGATCAATTAAAAAAACGGCGCCGTTTTGATTATTTCCTACTTTGTCACGTAAATACTCGTTGGCAAAGGTACGCGGTTGTTTCTCATTGGTATCTGTTGTAACAATGTAAATACCGCCTTTTATCTTTTCCTCTAATTTTTCAGCTTCTTGATTTAATTGAGTTAGTTGCTCTGTTTGGAAGACATTTGCTTGATCTTCTACATTCTCTAGTGCACCATAAGCGGGTAACGCAATTAAAAAAAAGAAAGCAGTAATAATGAAAGAAAAACAGCTATAAAAGTTTTTCATAGGAAATACCCTCCTAATAAAAACAACAAGAATAGACCTAAAAAGATACCTGCCGATACAAGTCCCAATTTTTTGTAACTAATAGGCAAAATACCGCTGACTTTTCCAGTCTGTCCATTCATAGCATAATAAAAGATCTTTTCAGTTGACTCTGAACTGCGATAGGTAACGAGCCAAACTGGCAATAACAAATAAGAAGTCTTAGTTTCTGTTAAATTGAGATCGTGTTGTGTTTTAGTAAATGTTGCGTAACTACCTACTGTTTCTTGCAATTTTTTCTCACCGTAATCAGCTAATTCTGCCATTACCTCGTCTTTTAAAGTATCATATTCAATATCCCGTTTTTCAGCTTGAAAGCCGGCAAGGTATTGATTTTGAAATGTTACTGCTTTTTCAAGTGGAAACGGTTGAACGCTTGCAACCATTTTTTGTGGTGTGTTTTTTGTCAACGCGTTTTTTACAAGTCCCTTAAAAGTGAGGTTTCCCTTACGACTGATGGCATATTGTTTTGTTTCCGTATATTCAATATCACCTATAATCCAGACTCGAATAGAAGTACCATTTCCCATCAAACTGCCATTACCTTTTGCGTCAACTTGCCAGTAAGGAAAATAAACACCAGTCAACTTTTCTACTTGACTTGCTGAAAAAAAATCTTTTGGTACAAAGAATTTTTTTTGAGCCCAATTCAAAAAGTCTGCAGTAGCTTTTTCTTTACTAATAGCAAAGGGTAAAACTTTGTCTGGTAAGAATTCACCGGATAGGCGCCCTTGTAGAACGACAGGATTATGGCAATAATAACAATAAGTTGCTGCAGTAGTAGCATCTGTCACAATTTCAGCACCACAATTGGGACAAAGGTATAGTTCCATATTTTTAGCGCCTATTTCTTCTGAAGTATCTAGATCATCTATCACAGTGTCAGTACTACTATTTGACTCTGTTGCATTAGAGACATCTTTTACCTCAGTTTTCTTTTCTGCTATATCAAGCGTACTTTTTTGTTTTGCCTCAAAGGCGCTTAGTTCGTCGACAGTAAAGACACTACCACAATAAGGGCAGTGAAACTGCTGATCATCTGGATTAAAAGTTAATGCCCCATTACAATTGGGACATTTATGGGTTAAGGCGTCCATAGCGTCACTCCTTATTTTTTCAGATATTGTAAAACTTTATGAGTTAGTCAATTGGGACGCCTTTAAATGGCTTTCCACATTCTGGACAGAATTTTGGAATTCCATTAGATAAGTCGACAATAGTGCCACATTCACTACATTTCATTTTTAAATCCACTTGTCCAGAAGCTGCTGGTTTTGGTGTACCACAATTACTACAGAATTTACCAGTATTTTCCGTGCCACATTGCGGACAAGACCAAACTTTACTGTCACTTTTTTCATTTTGTTTATTTAATTGTTGATTGTTTATTTGCTGCTGATTATTTTGACTGGCTTGATTTAAATAGCCGCCACTTGCATTCATACCCATTCCCATACCAAAGAATCCTGTTGCTGCACCAGCATCATTTTTACCTGCTGA
The genomic region above belongs to Enterococcus saigonensis and contains:
- a CDS encoding TPM domain-containing protein encodes the protein MKNFYSCFSFIITAFFFLIALPAYGALENVEDQANVFQTEQLTQLNQEAEKLEEKIKGGIYIVTTDTNEKQPRTFANEYLRDKVGNNQNGAVFLIDLNQREMYIATSGNMIDYLTDSRREALFDKVSSEMSGGDYYAASKIFLEQMTNYVDEGVPGGHYRIDEKTGKISYYKTITLLEGIIAFALALVGSVAFFIIVKSRYQLKLGTYKYPFRQNTQLELTENENRLINSFVTTRRIPKNNPSSGGGGSSTNSSGGGTFGGGGRGF
- a CDS encoding TFIIB-type zinc ribbon-containing protein — encoded protein: MDALTHKCPNCNGALTFNPDDQQFHCPYCGSVFTVDELSAFEAKQKSTLDIAEKKTEVKDVSNATESNSSTDTVIDDLDTSEEIGAKNMELYLCPNCGAEIVTDATTAATYCYYCHNPVVLQGRLSGEFLPDKVLPFAISKEKATADFLNWAQKKFFVPKDFFSASQVEKLTGVYFPYWQVDAKGNGSLMGNGTSIRVWIIGDIEYTETKQYAISRKGNLTFKGLVKNALTKNTPQKMVASVQPFPLEKAVTFQNQYLAGFQAEKRDIEYDTLKDEVMAELADYGEKKLQETVGSYATFTKTQHDLNLTETKTSYLLLPVWLVTYRSSESTEKIFYYAMNGQTGKVSGILPISYKKLGLVSAGIFLGLFLLFLLGGYFL